GTCAGATGGACGTGCGCTCGGGTGACTTCAACGTGCACCCGCGCTACGGGCGCGACGGCAAGATCAACGGCTGGCAAGGGCGGGCCGAGCTGGTGCTGGAAGGGCGCGACTTTCCGCGCATCACGCAAGCTGCGGCCCGCGTGCCGTCGATGACCATCGGCAACATCCAGTTTGGCTTGAGCCGCGAGCAGCGCGGCAAGGTGGAGGCCGAAGCGCAGTCCCTGGCCATCGAACGCTTCAAGGCCCGCGCGGGCGAGATCGCCAAGGCGTTCGGCTTTCAGGGCTACACGCTGCGCGAAGTCAACGTGAGCGGCGAAGACAGCGGCTACCAGCCCCGCATGATGGCGATGGCCAAGGCGGAATTGCGCGGCGGGGCGGGCGCCGATGCGCCGGTGTCGGTCGAGCCTGGCAAGAGCGTGGTGCAGATCACCGTGTCGGGCTCGGTACAGGCACATTGACCGGCGCCAACGAAAGTTGACCAAAATGCTTGGCAAGGGCTGCGGTATTTGAGCAATTTTGGCTGTTGGCGCTGGTGTATCCTGCGCTGGCAGCTATTAAATAAATAGCAGGTAGGCTCTTTCTCTCACCCAGCAGATACTGCTTTCGCGTAGCATGGGCCATCGCCTGCTGCGGCACTGGCTGAGCGTGCAGGCGCGTTGACATTCACGCTGCCGCTGTTTCGCCATGACTTCGCCCGCATTGCACCGCGTTCATTGCCCTGAC
This genomic interval from Ottowia oryzae contains the following:
- a CDS encoding SIMPL domain-containing protein (The SIMPL domain is named for its presence in mouse protein SIMPL (signalling molecule that associates with mouse pelle-like kinase). Bacterial member BP26, from Brucella, was shown to assemble into a channel-like structure, while YggE from E. coli has been associated with resistance to oxidative stress.); its protein translation is MQLRHALAAASFFAFTLAGAQAQPVSTAIAMTPPQNVLQLSATGLVEVQQDLLTLTLSTTREGTDAASVQADLRKAVDAALSEVKKTAQGGQMDVRSGDFNVHPRYGRDGKINGWQGRAELVLEGRDFPRITQAAARVPSMTIGNIQFGLSREQRGKVEAEAQSLAIERFKARAGEIAKAFGFQGYTLREVNVSGEDSGYQPRMMAMAKAELRGGAGADAPVSVEPGKSVVQITVSGSVQAH